A genomic window from Flavobacterium johnsoniae includes:
- a CDS encoding sialate O-acetylesterase, with the protein MKNNIFKFVFFLLISSTMMANVSLPNIFSDNMVLQRNSEVKIWGWANPKEEIKLVSGWNNQEYKTVANNQAKWELTIKTPEAGGPFTISIKGYNEVILKNILIGEVWLCSGQSNMEMSASWGIDDGEEEAKNATNPNIRFFTVPKLTAENPQNNLLGNWTESTPETMKYFSAVGYFFAKRLREDLKNVPIGLISSNWGGTPAEIWMPAEVVNNDPVLLENAKKLNEQEYGPRQPGRAYNAMIYPIIGFKIAGTIWYQGESNVGSLVYDKTLGALITSWRKEWKDDFPFYYVQIAPFKTGSNNFSNVTVRDSQRKLLKEVPKTGMVVISDISDTIDIHPKNKKSVGIRLANLALAETYKVNSNLVNSPLFKSFKIEKNKLIVSFDYAEGLYFKEKKSNQFEVAGTDGIFYPAEASIKNNEVIMTSKKVSSPAKVRFAWGNTTQSDLFNKANLPASCFTSE; encoded by the coding sequence ATGAAAAATAATATTTTTAAGTTTGTTTTCTTTCTATTGATTTCCAGTACTATGATGGCAAACGTTTCGCTTCCGAATATTTTTAGTGATAATATGGTTTTACAACGCAATTCTGAAGTGAAAATTTGGGGTTGGGCTAATCCAAAAGAAGAAATTAAATTGGTTTCTGGCTGGAATAATCAGGAATATAAAACGGTTGCTAATAATCAGGCGAAGTGGGAATTGACGATTAAAACTCCAGAAGCGGGTGGACCTTTTACTATTTCGATTAAAGGTTATAATGAAGTAATTCTAAAAAACATTTTAATTGGAGAAGTTTGGCTTTGCTCTGGACAATCGAATATGGAAATGTCTGCAAGTTGGGGAATTGACGATGGAGAAGAAGAAGCCAAAAATGCTACAAATCCGAATATTCGTTTTTTTACCGTTCCGAAATTGACAGCAGAAAATCCGCAAAATAATTTATTGGGAAATTGGACAGAATCGACTCCTGAAACCATGAAATATTTCAGCGCCGTTGGTTATTTTTTTGCAAAACGCCTGCGCGAAGATTTAAAAAATGTTCCAATCGGATTGATTTCTTCCAACTGGGGCGGAACTCCAGCCGAAATCTGGATGCCTGCAGAAGTTGTAAACAATGATCCAGTTTTATTAGAAAACGCCAAAAAACTAAACGAACAAGAATATGGACCAAGACAACCTGGACGCGCTTACAACGCGATGATTTATCCAATTATCGGATTTAAAATTGCTGGAACAATTTGGTATCAGGGAGAATCTAATGTTGGTTCTTTGGTTTATGATAAAACTTTAGGAGCTTTAATTACATCTTGGAGAAAAGAATGGAAAGACGATTTTCCATTTTATTATGTTCAGATTGCGCCTTTTAAAACGGGTTCGAATAACTTCTCGAATGTAACGGTTAGAGATTCTCAGCGAAAATTATTGAAAGAAGTTCCAAAAACAGGAATGGTGGTAATCAGCGATATTTCGGATACGATTGATATTCATCCAAAAAATAAAAAATCAGTTGGAATTCGTTTGGCTAATTTGGCTCTTGCCGAAACGTATAAAGTAAATTCTAATTTGGTAAATAGCCCTCTTTTTAAAAGTTTTAAAATTGAGAAAAACAAGCTTATAGTTTCTTTCGATTACGCTGAAGGACTATATTTCAAAGAAAAAAAATCAAATCAATTTGAAGTTGCTGGAACAGATGGAATCTTCTATCCTGCCGAAGCTTCAATTAAAAATAACGAAGTGATTATGACAAGCAAAAAAGTTTCTTCTCCAGCAAAAGTGAGATTTGCATGGGGAAATACAACGCAATCGGATTTGTTTAATAAAGCCAATCTGCCTGCTTCTTGTTTTACGTCGGAATGA
- a CDS encoding SGNH/GDSL hydrolase family protein yields the protein MFPKKIALLISFLMISFVSISQTQNSSKTFLYQGRVDQLQNDQVILIGTASSVAFNFTGNECSISLQSVDSYEHHNYVQLVLDGKYIGKIKVEKGAVQSFPIKVASNKKEHRLEIYKNTEAQSGNILFAGTTAKLTSISFKKKKKIEFIGDSITCGAASDPSDIPCDKGEYMDHHNGYYAYGPTLSRAIGTDYLMSCVSGIGMYRNWNDEHKDEAIMPDIYQNLYLTKDASKPKYNFAFQPDIISIALGTNDFSGGDGKKERLPFNAEKYVSNYINFIKMLYEHNPNVQIVITNSPMVGGERGVVFEECLNKVKNAFADDKTHKLIKIFKFKPMTPNGCSGHPDVADHKVLADEYAPFLKKLLNEK from the coding sequence ATGTTTCCCAAAAAAATAGCTCTTTTAATTTCGTTTTTGATGATTTCGTTCGTTTCGATTTCACAAACTCAAAATTCAAGTAAAACTTTTTTATATCAAGGTCGAGTAGATCAACTTCAAAATGATCAAGTCATTTTAATTGGAACGGCTTCTTCGGTTGCTTTTAATTTTACAGGAAATGAATGTTCAATTTCACTTCAAAGTGTTGATTCTTATGAACATCATAATTATGTTCAATTGGTTTTGGATGGAAAATATATCGGAAAGATTAAAGTTGAAAAAGGAGCAGTTCAATCTTTTCCAATCAAAGTAGCTTCAAACAAAAAAGAACATCGTTTAGAAATTTATAAAAATACAGAAGCTCAAAGCGGAAATATTTTGTTTGCTGGAACAACCGCAAAACTGACTTCAATTTCATTTAAAAAGAAAAAGAAAATCGAATTTATCGGCGATTCCATTACTTGTGGCGCGGCGAGCGATCCGTCTGATATTCCTTGTGATAAAGGAGAATATATGGATCATCATAATGGTTATTATGCATACGGACCAACGCTTTCTAGAGCAATTGGAACAGATTATTTAATGAGCTGTGTTTCGGGAATCGGAATGTATAGAAATTGGAATGATGAGCATAAAGACGAAGCGATAATGCCCGATATTTATCAGAATTTGTATTTGACGAAAGATGCATCTAAACCAAAATATAATTTTGCTTTTCAACCAGACATTATAAGTATTGCTTTAGGAACAAATGACTTTTCTGGCGGAGATGGTAAAAAAGAACGTCTTCCTTTTAATGCTGAAAAGTATGTTTCGAATTATATCAATTTTATCAAAATGCTTTACGAGCATAATCCGAATGTGCAAATTGTAATTACGAATAGTCCGATGGTTGGTGGTGAAAGAGGAGTTGTTTTTGAAGAATGTCTGAATAAAGTTAAAAACGCTTTCGCGGATGATAAAACACATAAACTAATCAAGATTTTCAAATTCAAACCCATGACACCAAATGGATGTTCTGGACATCCAGATGTTGCAGATCACAAGGTTTTGGCAGATGAATATGCACCATTTTTAAAGAAGTTGCTAAATGAAAAATAA
- the mgrA gene encoding L-glyceraldehyde 3-phosphate reductase — MKYNRCGKSGLLLPEISLGLWHNFGSVDNFENAESIAIEAFDKGITHFDLANNYGPVPGSAEENFGKILWHNFQGDLRDEIVISTKAGYTMWKGPYGDWGSRKYLLSSLDQSLKRMNVDYVDIFYSHRPDPETPIEETMMALDHAVRSGKALYVGISNYSAEQTRVAVDVLKQLGTPCLIHQAKYSMLERWVENGLLDVLEEKGVGCIAFSPLAQGLLTDKYLKGIPENSRAHNPNGHLKEDEVTQERIQKLIQLNEIAQNRNQSLAQMALAWLQKDKRITSVLIGASSVKQLCNNIDCLQNTNFSHDELNAIESILV, encoded by the coding sequence ATGAAATATAACAGATGCGGAAAAAGCGGATTGCTGCTTCCAGAAATTTCTTTAGGATTATGGCATAACTTCGGTTCGGTTGATAATTTCGAAAATGCAGAAAGTATTGCCATTGAAGCTTTTGATAAAGGAATTACACACTTTGATTTAGCGAATAATTATGGGCCAGTTCCAGGTTCTGCTGAAGAGAATTTCGGTAAAATATTATGGCATAATTTTCAGGGAGATCTGCGCGATGAAATCGTAATTTCTACAAAAGCAGGTTATACCATGTGGAAAGGACCTTATGGAGATTGGGGATCTAGAAAATACCTACTTTCGAGTTTAGATCAGAGTTTGAAACGAATGAATGTTGATTATGTAGATATTTTTTACTCGCATCGTCCAGATCCCGAAACGCCAATTGAAGAAACCATGATGGCTTTAGATCACGCCGTAAGAAGCGGAAAAGCTTTGTATGTTGGAATCAGTAATTATTCTGCTGAACAGACTCGCGTTGCGGTTGATGTTTTAAAACAATTGGGAACGCCATGTTTGATTCATCAAGCGAAATATTCAATGTTAGAGCGTTGGGTAGAAAATGGTTTGTTAGATGTTTTAGAAGAAAAAGGAGTTGGTTGTATTGCGTTTTCGCCTTTAGCGCAAGGACTTTTAACGGATAAATATTTAAAGGGAATTCCAGAAAATTCTAGAGCGCATAATCCAAACGGACATTTGAAAGAAGATGAGGTTACACAGGAAAGAATTCAGAAATTAATTCAACTAAATGAAATTGCTCAAAATAGAAATCAGTCTTTGGCACAAATGGCTTTAGCTTGGTTGCAAAAAGACAAACGAATTACATCTGTTTTAATTGGCGCGAGCTCGGTAAAACAATTGTGCAATAATATTGATTGTCTTCAAAATACTAATTTTTCGCATGATGAATTAAATGCGATTGAGAGTATTTTGGTTTAG
- a CDS encoding glycoside hydrolase family 97 protein: MKNTFILFCFLFLNISFSQKKQDFILKSPDGKIEVKVAVNDKISWTISHENDVILAPSEMSLTLDENIVLGKNPVVLNSKKETVNNSFETSLYKKKSVQNNYNQLTLNFKNDFSIEYRVFNDGAAYRFITKKKKDITVKNEEVVLNFDKDYNTLMPYVRDLRNPKDQFISSFESHYENKKISEFSKDTLAFLPFLIDYKNHKKAVFLEVNLEDYPGLFVTNNNEKSGFESRFSKYPLKETNGGFNFLNKLITERADYLVKTKGTRTFPWRAIVISENDYALANNDMVQKLAEPSKIKDVSWIKPGKVAWDWWNDWNIYNVDFKAGINTQTYKYYIDFASKNKVEYVVLDEGWSVETDIMKHNPNVDLEDLIAYAKERNVGIILWASWMALNENIDGVFDNYAKLGVKGFKVDFIDRDDAKMVNSVYDIAQKAANHKLIIDFHGMYKPTGIQRTFPNILNFEGVKGLENNKWTPNDDVPLYDTTIPFIRMMAGPMDYTPGAMRNATKSEFKPSHSTPMSQGTRCHQLALYTIFEAPLQMMADSPTAFMKEQESTDFIAKVPTTFDETVALDGEVGKYVLIARKKGNTWYLGAITNWDSRDITIDFSFLEKGKKFQAEIFSDGINANKAATDYKKEIISVDSTTKLKYHLASGGGLAMIIK, from the coding sequence ATGAAAAATACATTTATTCTTTTTTGTTTTTTATTTCTGAACATCTCTTTTTCACAAAAGAAACAAGACTTTATTCTGAAATCTCCCGACGGAAAAATCGAAGTTAAAGTTGCTGTAAATGATAAAATCTCTTGGACAATTTCACATGAAAACGATGTTATTTTAGCTCCATCAGAAATGTCCTTGACTTTGGATGAAAATATTGTTTTAGGAAAAAATCCTGTTGTTTTAAATTCAAAAAAAGAAACGGTAAATAATTCTTTTGAAACGTCTTTATACAAAAAGAAATCGGTTCAAAATAATTATAACCAATTGACTTTAAATTTTAAAAATGATTTCAGCATAGAATATCGCGTTTTTAACGATGGCGCTGCATATCGTTTTATAACTAAAAAGAAAAAAGATATTACGGTTAAAAATGAAGAAGTTGTATTGAATTTCGATAAAGATTACAACACTTTGATGCCATATGTTCGAGATTTAAGAAATCCGAAAGATCAATTTATTTCTTCATTTGAATCGCATTATGAAAACAAGAAAATAAGCGAATTCTCTAAAGATACTTTAGCATTTCTTCCTTTTTTAATTGATTATAAAAACCATAAAAAAGCCGTTTTTCTGGAAGTAAATCTTGAAGATTATCCTGGATTATTTGTCACAAATAATAATGAAAAATCTGGATTTGAATCTCGTTTTTCTAAATATCCATTAAAAGAAACCAACGGAGGTTTTAATTTTCTAAATAAATTAATTACAGAAAGAGCCGATTATTTAGTTAAAACAAAAGGAACAAGAACTTTTCCGTGGAGAGCGATTGTCATTTCTGAAAATGATTATGCTTTAGCCAATAATGATATGGTTCAGAAATTAGCAGAACCTTCAAAAATAAAAGATGTTTCATGGATAAAACCAGGAAAAGTGGCTTGGGATTGGTGGAACGACTGGAATATTTACAATGTAGATTTTAAAGCAGGAATCAATACACAGACTTATAAATATTATATTGATTTCGCGTCTAAAAATAAGGTTGAATATGTGGTTTTGGATGAAGGTTGGAGCGTTGAAACCGACATTATGAAACACAATCCGAATGTAGATTTGGAAGATTTGATTGCGTACGCGAAAGAAAGAAACGTTGGAATTATTTTGTGGGCTTCTTGGATGGCTTTGAATGAAAATATTGACGGCGTTTTTGATAATTATGCAAAATTGGGAGTAAAAGGTTTTAAAGTTGATTTTATTGATCGCGACGATGCGAAAATGGTAAATTCTGTTTATGATATTGCGCAAAAAGCGGCAAATCATAAATTGATCATTGATTTTCATGGAATGTACAAACCAACTGGAATTCAGAGAACTTTCCCTAATATTTTAAATTTTGAAGGCGTAAAAGGTCTTGAAAACAATAAATGGACACCAAATGATGATGTTCCGCTTTACGATACAACGATTCCATTTATCAGAATGATGGCTGGGCCAATGGATTATACGCCTGGCGCGATGCGAAATGCTACAAAAAGCGAATTCAAACCAAGTCATTCGACACCAATGAGTCAAGGAACGAGATGTCATCAATTGGCACTTTACACGATTTTTGAAGCGCCTTTACAAATGATGGCAGACAGCCCAACTGCTTTTATGAAAGAACAGGAAAGCACCGATTTTATCGCTAAAGTTCCAACTACTTTTGATGAAACTGTTGCTCTTGATGGAGAAGTTGGAAAATATGTTTTAATCGCTAGAAAAAAAGGAAATACTTGGTATTTAGGCGCAATAACAAATTGGGATTCAAGAGATATTACCATTGATTTTTCTTTCCTTGAAAAAGGCAAAAAATTCCAAGCCGAAATTTTTTCAGATGGAATAAACGCAAACAAAGCGGCAACTGATTATAAAAAAGAAATTATTAGCGTTGATTCGACAACTAAATTAAAATATCATTTAGCAAGTGGTGGTGGTTTGGCGATGATTATTAAATAA
- a CDS encoding glycoside hydrolase 5 family protein — MKNRFFKTLSIALLFTTIFVQAQEKITVKGNQFYKGDKPYAYIGTNYWYGSMLASKKIGDRKRLLRELDLMQKNGIDNLRILVGADGGKYDFTVRPALQYEQGKYDEDLLDGLDFLINEMSKRKMYAVLYLTNNWEWSGGMSQYLEWNGKGPVPVPAIPPNTWPQFMSYTEQFHSCEPCMEALNKHVKFIIGRTNAYSKKKYNEDNTIMAWQVGNEPRTFTPENEVKFTKWLNNIVDLIDSLDKNHLVSTGSEGKNSSNDSMEIFERTHQNPNIDYLTMHIWPKNWNWFKADNAEATMPKTIENAGKYIDDHIKVANNLKRPIIIEEFGLPRENENLNAGASSIYRDKFYSYIFGRVVESHKNGGPLQAANFWGYGGEGKAIHPDGKWNPGEPLTTDPPQEPQGLNSVFNGDKSTLEIVKKYNSELNKK; from the coding sequence ATGAAAAACAGATTTTTTAAAACCCTTTCGATTGCCTTACTTTTCACGACAATTTTTGTTCAGGCACAAGAAAAAATCACTGTAAAAGGAAATCAATTTTACAAAGGCGATAAACCTTACGCTTACATCGGAACCAATTATTGGTACGGAAGTATGCTAGCTTCAAAAAAAATAGGAGATCGTAAAAGGCTTTTGCGCGAATTGGATTTAATGCAGAAAAACGGAATCGATAATTTACGCATTCTTGTTGGTGCTGACGGCGGGAAATATGATTTTACAGTTCGTCCAGCTTTGCAATATGAGCAAGGAAAATACGACGAAGATTTACTGGATGGTTTAGATTTTTTAATCAACGAAATGAGCAAACGTAAAATGTATGCCGTTTTATACTTAACCAATAACTGGGAATGGTCTGGCGGAATGTCGCAATATTTAGAATGGAATGGAAAAGGTCCGGTTCCGGTTCCTGCGATTCCACCAAATACTTGGCCACAATTTATGTCGTATACAGAACAATTTCATAGTTGCGAACCTTGTATGGAAGCCTTAAACAAGCATGTGAAATTTATTATTGGAAGAACAAACGCTTATTCTAAAAAGAAATACAACGAAGATAACACGATTATGGCTTGGCAAGTTGGAAATGAACCAAGAACTTTTACGCCAGAAAACGAAGTAAAATTCACAAAATGGTTAAATAATATTGTGGATTTAATTGACAGCTTAGACAAAAATCATTTGGTTTCTACAGGTTCTGAAGGAAAAAATAGTTCGAACGACAGCATGGAAATCTTCGAAAGAACACATCAAAATCCAAATATTGATTATTTAACGATGCATATTTGGCCTAAAAACTGGAATTGGTTTAAAGCAGACAATGCAGAAGCTACAATGCCTAAAACCATCGAAAACGCTGGAAAATATATTGACGATCATATCAAAGTAGCAAACAATTTAAAAAGACCGATTATTATTGAAGAGTTCGGGCTTCCGAGAGAAAATGAAAATCTGAATGCTGGAGCTTCTTCAATCTATAGAGATAAATTTTACAGCTATATTTTTGGAAGAGTTGTAGAAAGCCATAAAAATGGAGGTCCGTTGCAGGCAGCAAATTTCTGGGGATATGGTGGCGAAGGAAAAGCAATTCATCCAGATGGAAAGTGGAATCCTGGAGAACCTTTAACAACAGATCCACCGCAAGAACCGCAAGGTTTAAATTCGGTTTTTAATGGAGATAAATCGACATTAGAAATCGTTAAGAAATACAATTCAGAATTGAATAAAAAATAA
- a CDS encoding carbohydrate binding domain-containing protein: MKQLLLFSLLFLSTITNAQMNLIKNSGFERDLINWTGQENAAISSYDKKTGRSCALINQYTGAEWRALDQIILIPKNSYAIECSAWMKTDQVETQKEEYKAAAIIIEFINAADKPISSETIGTAKKTTDWTNYKKVVKIPANAKKIRIMLALAQTNGTVFFDDVNVIALGEEEYAKLSPETK, encoded by the coding sequence ATGAAACAGCTTTTACTTTTTAGTTTGTTATTTCTTTCTACAATAACAAACGCTCAAATGAATCTCATCAAAAACTCTGGCTTTGAAAGAGATTTGATTAATTGGACTGGTCAGGAAAATGCTGCAATTTCATCATACGATAAAAAAACAGGAAGAAGCTGCGCCTTAATTAATCAATATACGGGAGCAGAATGGAGAGCTTTAGATCAAATTATTTTAATTCCAAAAAACAGTTACGCCATAGAATGCAGTGCTTGGATGAAAACCGATCAAGTCGAAACTCAGAAAGAAGAATATAAAGCGGCTGCAATAATTATAGAATTTATCAACGCAGCCGATAAACCAATAAGCTCAGAAACCATCGGAACAGCTAAAAAAACCACCGATTGGACCAACTACAAAAAAGTTGTAAAAATACCTGCAAATGCAAAAAAAATCAGAATTATGCTTGCGTTGGCACAAACAAACGGAACTGTTTTTTTTGATGATGTAAATGTGATAGCGCTTGGTGAAGAAGAATATGCCAAACTAAGTCCCGAAACAAAATAG
- the bglX gene encoding beta-glucosidase BglX: MKNKKILIIGVFALFTVGNMNAQKKPYLDKNKTVEQRIDLLLPLMTLEEKVGQMNQYNGFWDVTGPAPKGGSAELKYEHLRKGLVGSMLTVRGVKEVRAVQKIAVEETRLGIPLIIGFDVIHGYKTLSPIPLAEAASWDLEAIKKSAAIAADEASASGINWTFGPNVDVANDARWGRVMEGAGEDPYLGSKVGYARVKGFQGETVADLAKVNTIAACAKHFAAYGYVEAGLEYNIVDISNSKLYNSVLPPFKATVDAGVRTFMNSFNTLNGVPATGNAFLQRDILKGKWKFDGFVISDYASIREMIAHGYAKDEADATAKAVIAGSDMDMESYLYVAKLVDLVKSGKVKESLVDDAVRRILRVKFELGLFDDPYRYCDEKREKEVVGSKANNEGVLDMAKKSIVLLKNEKNLLPLKKSGQKIALIGALANDKNSPLGSWRIAASDDTAVSVLEGMQQYKDNKLTFEKGVDLLKQKATFLTETVFNTTDKSGFEAAKSAAKNADVVVMVLGEYGFQSGEGRSRTDLNLPGLQQELLEEIYKVNPNVVLVLNNGRPLSIPWAAENVPAIVEAWHLGTQTGNAVAQVLYGDYNPSGKLPMSFPRNVGQVPIYYNKYSTGRPIDSDKNVFWSHYMDVEKTPQFPFGFGLSYTKFDYKNLKVNKTAFAKGENVQVSVEVTNSGNYDGKEVVQLYIHDEYASIVRPIKELKGFELVNLKKGETKTVNFTLTDKELGFYNNEGTYLVEPGTFKIMVGGSSDKGLQSGFEIKD; this comes from the coding sequence ATGAAAAATAAAAAAATACTAATTATTGGAGTTTTCGCTCTGTTTACTGTTGGAAATATGAATGCACAAAAAAAGCCGTATCTGGATAAGAATAAAACCGTTGAGCAAAGAATTGATTTGCTTTTGCCGTTAATGACGTTGGAAGAAAAAGTAGGGCAGATGAATCAATATAATGGTTTTTGGGACGTTACAGGACCAGCGCCAAAAGGCGGATCGGCAGAATTAAAATACGAACATTTAAGAAAAGGATTAGTCGGATCGATGCTGACGGTTCGTGGAGTAAAAGAAGTTCGCGCCGTTCAGAAAATTGCTGTTGAGGAAACCCGTTTGGGAATTCCGTTGATTATTGGTTTTGACGTAATTCATGGTTATAAAACGTTAAGCCCGATTCCGTTGGCAGAAGCAGCAAGTTGGGATTTGGAAGCGATTAAGAAATCGGCGGCAATTGCGGCTGATGAAGCTTCGGCATCTGGAATCAACTGGACTTTTGGACCAAATGTTGACGTTGCAAATGATGCGCGTTGGGGACGTGTGATGGAAGGTGCGGGGGAAGATCCTTATTTAGGAAGTAAAGTTGGGTACGCCAGAGTAAAAGGTTTTCAGGGAGAAACGGTTGCAGATTTGGCTAAAGTAAATACGATTGCGGCTTGTGCAAAACACTTTGCTGCGTATGGTTATGTTGAAGCGGGTTTGGAATATAATATTGTAGATATCAGTAATTCTAAATTGTATAACTCGGTTTTACCTCCTTTTAAAGCGACTGTTGACGCAGGAGTCCGTACGTTTATGAATTCGTTTAATACCTTGAATGGTGTTCCTGCAACTGGAAATGCCTTTTTACAAAGAGATATTTTAAAAGGAAAATGGAAATTTGATGGATTTGTAATTTCAGATTACGCTTCGATTCGCGAAATGATTGCGCACGGTTATGCAAAAGACGAAGCTGATGCAACTGCAAAAGCAGTAATTGCGGGTTCTGATATGGATATGGAATCATATCTATACGTTGCAAAATTGGTTGATTTGGTAAAATCTGGAAAAGTAAAAGAATCATTGGTTGATGATGCTGTCCGCAGAATTTTACGAGTGAAATTTGAATTAGGATTATTTGATGATCCATATAGATATTGCGATGAAAAACGCGAAAAAGAAGTGGTTGGAAGTAAAGCCAATAATGAGGGCGTTCTAGATATGGCGAAGAAATCGATCGTTTTATTGAAGAATGAAAAGAATTTGCTTCCGCTAAAGAAATCTGGACAGAAAATCGCTTTAATTGGAGCTTTGGCAAATGATAAAAACAGTCCGTTGGGAAGTTGGAGAATTGCTGCGTCTGATGATACTGCGGTTTCAGTTTTAGAAGGAATGCAGCAATACAAAGACAATAAGTTGACTTTTGAAAAAGGTGTTGATTTATTGAAACAAAAAGCAACTTTCTTAACGGAAACAGTTTTCAACACAACAGACAAAAGCGGATTTGAAGCGGCAAAATCAGCTGCGAAAAATGCCGATGTTGTCGTAATGGTTTTAGGCGAATATGGTTTCCAAAGTGGCGAGGGAAGAAGCAGAACAGATTTGAATTTGCCAGGTTTACAACAAGAATTATTAGAGGAAATTTATAAAGTAAATCCAAATGTAGTTTTAGTTCTGAATAACGGACGTCCGTTGAGTATTCCGTGGGCAGCAGAGAATGTTCCAGCAATTGTAGAAGCTTGGCATTTAGGAACTCAGACCGGAAATGCGGTTGCGCAGGTTTTATACGGAGATTATAACCCAAGTGGAAAACTACCAATGTCGTTTCCTAGAAATGTTGGGCAAGTTCCAATTTATTATAACAAATACAGTACAGGAAGACCAATTGATAGCGATAAAAATGTTTTCTGGTCGCATTATATGGATGTGGAGAAAACGCCTCAATTTCCGTTTGGTTTTGGTTTGAGTTACACGAAATTCGATTATAAAAACCTGAAAGTAAATAAAACTGCTTTTGCAAAAGGAGAAAATGTTCAAGTAAGTGTTGAGGTTACAAACTCTGGCAATTACGATGGAAAAGAAGTTGTGCAATTATACATTCATGATGAATATGCAAGCATCGTTCGTCCGATAAAAGAATTGAAAGGTTTTGAATTGGTGAACCTGAAAAAAGGAGAAACGAAGACTGTAAACTTTACTTTGACAGATAAGGAACTTGGTTTTTATAACAACGAAGGAACTTATTTAGTAGAACCGGGAACTTTTAAAATCATGGTTGGAGGAAGCTCTGATAAAGGTTTGCAGAGTGGTTTTGAAATTAAAGACTAA
- a CDS encoding glycoside hydrolase family 26 protein: MKKHLLKIIYLSLAVLIATSCSSDKDTTDEIIVDPPMQDDPLTTSNAASYMVDASATKETVALFYNLKRLAKTKTAIGQQDAFNSFYQNAGGDSDIKKNTGFDPAVLGSDFMFITDKNNNGQSNNWFYQQEQKITADVKAAYAKGIINTFSWHLREPNKEDSFYAADMTAEQKSTAFRSILPGGSNNEWYKKKLDKVASVISNLKGSNGELIPVIFRPFHEFDGSWFWWGADFCTPDEYKKAYQFTVDYLKNTKGVHNILYAFSPDNSYTTETNYLSRYPGDKYVDIIGMDNYGDFNNQGQTGSDRANSKLKILSDYAKAKVKIAALTETGYQVTSTTPAISDWFSTFMYSALTKNDIQISYVMFWNNTKDGYYVPNGTVSNALDFKTYATKTKSALVNSLPKMYEMPK; the protein is encoded by the coding sequence ATGAAAAAACATCTTTTAAAAATAATATATCTGAGTTTAGCGGTTCTAATAGCAACTAGCTGTTCATCAGACAAAGATACTACGGACGAAATTATCGTAGATCCTCCAATGCAAGACGATCCTTTGACGACTTCAAACGCCGCCTCTTATATGGTTGATGCAAGCGCTACAAAAGAAACAGTCGCACTTTTTTATAATTTAAAAAGACTCGCAAAAACCAAAACCGCAATTGGACAGCAAGATGCATTTAATAGTTTTTATCAAAATGCAGGCGGAGATTCCGACATCAAAAAAAATACAGGTTTTGATCCAGCTGTTTTAGGTTCAGATTTTATGTTTATAACAGATAAAAATAATAACGGACAATCTAATAACTGGTTTTATCAGCAAGAACAAAAAATTACTGCCGATGTTAAAGCCGCTTACGCGAAAGGAATAATCAATACCTTTTCTTGGCATTTAAGAGAACCTAATAAAGAAGATTCTTTCTATGCCGCTGATATGACTGCTGAACAAAAATCGACAGCTTTTAGAAGTATTCTGCCAGGCGGATCGAATAATGAATGGTACAAAAAGAAATTAGATAAAGTAGCCAGCGTAATTTCGAATTTAAAAGGTTCTAATGGCGAATTGATTCCCGTAATTTTCAGACCTTTTCATGAATTTGATGGAAGCTGGTTTTGGTGGGGCGCAGATTTTTGTACTCCAGATGAATACAAAAAAGCGTATCAATTTACAGTTGATTATCTAAAAAACACAAAAGGAGTTCACAACATTTTATATGCCTTTTCTCCCGATAATTCATACACAACAGAAACCAATTATTTAAGTCGTTATCCAGGCGATAAATATGTCGATATTATCGGAATGGACAATTACGGAGATTTCAATAATCAAGGGCAAACAGGTTCTGATAGAGCCAATTCTAAATTAAAAATTCTTTCAGATTACGCTAAAGCGAAAGTAAAAATCGCCGCCTTAACCGAAACTGGATATCAAGTTACAAGTACAACTCCAGCTATTTCAGATTGGTTTTCGACTTTTATGTACAGCGCATTAACCAAAAATGATATTCAGATAAGTTATGTGATGTTTTGGAATAATACGAAAGATGGATATTATGTTCCAAATGGAACGGTTTCCAATGCTTTAGACTTTAAAACGTATGCAACAAAAACGAAATCGGCTTTAGTGAATTCGTTGCCGAAAATGTATGAAATGCCGAAATAA